From the Brassica napus cultivar Da-Ae chromosome A8, Da-Ae, whole genome shotgun sequence genome, one window contains:
- the LOC106360929 gene encoding uncharacterized protein LOC106360929 — MSEEELQESDVIFSDDYFINSNKNSSKENNKGKKPATVKKSSPVTIPSRTTFRWPEVEEEEDESEMTPPHVIIGKRRVESQMAFSFSTLKGRDLSRHRISVLRMTGFLEA, encoded by the coding sequence ATGTCAGAAGAAGAACTTCAAGAATCAGACGTTATATTTTCCGATGATTATTTCATAAACAGCAACAAGAATAGCAGCAAGGAAAACAACAAAGGAAAGAAACCAGCGACGGTGAAAAAGTCATCTCCGGTAACAATTCCATCGAGAACTACATTCCGGTGGCCGGAAgttgaagaggaggaggatgagAGTGAAATGACGCCGCCACATGTCATCATCGGAAAACGAAGAGTGGAGTCGCAAATGGCGTTTTCGTTTAGTACCCTTAAAGGAAGAGACCTGAGTCGTCACCGTATCTCGGTTCTTAGGATGACCGGTTTTTTGGAAGCTTAA